Proteins encoded together in one Lathyrus oleraceus cultivar Zhongwan6 chromosome 5, CAAS_Psat_ZW6_1.0, whole genome shotgun sequence window:
- the LOC127082830 gene encoding replication factor C subunit 3, translated as MAEGIHSMDIDGADLTNSFSANLDKGKTVILAGNPSHGGKASLWVEKYRPQSLDDVAAHRDIVDTIDKLTTENRLPHLLLYGPPGTGKTSTILAVARKLYGPQYHNMILELNASDDRGIDVVRQQIQDFASTQSLSFGVKPSVKLVLLDEADAMTKDAQFALRRVIEKYTKSTRFALICNHVNKIIPALQSRCTRFRFAPLDAVHVSERLKHVINAERLDVQDSGLSALVRLSNGDMRKALNILQSTHMASQQITEEAVYLCTGNPLPKDIEQISYWLLNEQYSDSFKRINDMKTRKGLALIDIVREVTMFVFKIKMPPAVRVQLVNDLADIEYRLSFGCNDKLQLGSVVASFTRARSALVAAAA; from the exons ATGGCGGAGGGAATCCACTCTATGGACATCGACGGCGCCGACCTAACCAACTCTTTCTCTGCAAACCTCGATAAGGGCAAAACTGTCATTCTAGCCGGCAACCCTTCCCACGGCGGCAAGGCCTCTCTCTGGGTCGAAAAATACCGTCCTCAGTCCCTCGACGACGTCGCTGCTCACCGTGACATTGTCGACACTA TTGATAAATTGACCACTGAGAACAGATTACCCCATCTTTTGCTGTATGGTCCTCCTGGAACTGGCAAAACATCAACTATTCTCGCTGTTGCTCGCAAACTATACGGTCCGCAATACCATAATATGATTTTGGAGCTCAATGCTTCAGATGATAGAGGAATTGATGTTGTTAGACAGCAGATTCAAGATTTTGCTAGCACTCAGAGCTTATCATTTGG CGTCAAGCCTTCTGTAAAACTGGTCTTGTTAGATGAAGCAGATGCCATGACTAAGGACGCCCAATTTGCATTGCGTAGAG TTATTGAGAAATATACAAAGAGCACTAGGTTTGCACTTATCTGTAATCATGTAAACAAGATTATCCCTGCATTGCAATCAAGATGCACTCGGTTTCGGTTTGCTCCTCTTGATGCTGTACATGTCTCTGAAAGACTGAAACATGTTATTAATGCTGAAAG GCTTGATGTTCAAGACAGTGGTTTGTCTGCTCTTGTTCGACTTAGTAATGGTGATATGAGAAAGGCGTTGAATATTCTTCAG TCAACACACATGGCCTCTCAGCAGATAACAGAAGAAGCTGTTTACCTTTGCACTGGAAATCCATTGCCCAAAGACATTGAGCAAATATCATACTGGCTTCTAAATGAACAATATTCAGATAGCTTTAAAA GAATTAATGATATGAAAACAAGGAAAGGACTGGCCCTTATTGATATTGTAAGAGAAGTGACAAT GTTTGTTTTTAAGATTAAGATGCCTCCAGCTGTTCGAGTGCAGTTGGTGAATGATTTGGCTGACATAGA GTACAGATTAAGTTTTGGGTGCAACGATAAGCTTCAGCTAGGTTCAGTTGTTGCTTCATTTACACGTGCTAGATCTGCACTGGTTGCAGCTGCTGCATAA
- the LOC127082831 gene encoding NAC domain-containing protein 2: MVSELQLPPGFRFHPTDEELVMHYLCRKCTSQPISVPIIAEIDLYKYDPWELPGLASYGEKEWYFFSPRDRKYPNGSRPNRAAGSGYWKATGADKPIGNPKPVGIKKALVFYAGKAPKGDKTNWIMHEYRLADVDRSIRKKNSLRLDDWVLCRIYNKKGTIEKQPNGVVSRKIEHSEAEEKKPDILTRGGGLPPHPPPAGMRDYMYFDTSDSIPKLHTDSSCSEHVVSPEFASEVQSEPKWNEWEKSLEFPYNYLDATLNTGFGSQYPSNNQMSPLQDMFMYLPKTF; this comes from the exons ATGGTTTCCGAACTTCAATTGCCACCGGGCTTCCGATTCCATCCAACGGATGAGGAGCTCGTCATGCACTATCTCTGCCGCAAATGCACGTCGCAACCTATCTCCGTTCCGATTATTGCCGAAATTGATCTATATAAGTACGATCCTTGGGAACTTCCCG GCTTGGCTTCTTATGGAGAAAAGGAGTGGTACTTTTTCTCGCCACGAGACAGGAAATATCCGAACGGTTCAAGGCCGAACCGGGCGGCTGGGTCTGGATATTGGAAGGCAACCGGTGCGGATAAACCCATAGGTAATCCGAAACCGGTTGGAATCAAAAAAGCGTTGGTTTTTTACGCGGGTAAAGCACCTAAAGGTGATAAAACCAATTGGATCATGCACGAGTATCGCTTGGCTGACGTAGATCGCTCCATTCGCAAAAAGAACAGTTTAAGG TTGGATGATTGGGTGCTTTGCCGTATTTACAACAAGAAAGGAACTATCGAGAAACAACCAAACGGTGTTGTTAGCCGGAAAATTGAGCACTCAGAAGCTGAAGAGAAGAAGCCGGATATTCTGACACGTGGCGGAGGTCTTCCACCACATCCTCCGCCGGCGGGAATGAGGGATTATATGTATTTTGATACTTCGGATTCAATCCCGAAGCTGCACACGGATTCGAGTTGCTCGGAGCACGTAGTGTCGCCGGAGTTTGCAAGCGAGGTGCAAAGCGAACCTAAGTGGAACGAGTGGGAAAAGAGCCTTGAATTTCCTTATAATTACTTGGATGCCACTCTGAATACTGGTTTTGGATCTCAATACCCGAGCAATAATCAGATGTCGCCGTTGCAGGATATGTTCATGTACTTGCCCAAAACCTTTTGA